The DNA region GATAACCCACCTCCCTCTCAATCTCCGATGCTTCCGGGTTTTATAGCCGAACAATGATATTTAAGCAATTGTTCGCTGCCCCGACGCTCGTAACGTGTGCGTTTTAACCGCCCTCGCAGATTAACGGCTGTCCGTGCGTTGCAGCACATAGGTATAACCATGAGTTAGATTCGCTCCACTAATTACCTGTTTGAACAGAACGTTTCAAGCGCGCGGACGCATTTTTGGCCCCTGCGTTACGCCGGACATCGTAACGGCACGAGCGGCTCGTTACGTTACGCCACTCGCAAAACGCCCCCCTCACATCGCGTTTTGCGAGTGCGTTCCGATTCAGTGCGCACTCCATCGACTTCTCGTCAAGCCTTATCGGATAAGGCGCAACGCGACACCGGGAAATAATCCTTCGCATTGCTCAGTTGAAATGGCACGGCTCGTGCAGAGACAGGCACGCAGCAATATCCAATAACACATGCGATGCGAGGGCGACATGAACATTCAAACGACCAACACGACGATACGGACAACCCTGATTGCGGCCGGCGTAGCCGCAATGCTTTCTCTCGGTGCTTGCGGCGGCTCCGGCAGCCTGAGTTCCGGGACCGGCAGCAGCGGTAGCGGCTCCGCCGGCGGCACACTTTCCACCTCCGGCGGCAGCGGTTCGATGGGTTCGGGGGGGGCGGGGTCGGGGTCGGGGTCGGGGTCTAGCTCGGGCTCGGGCTCGGGCTCGGGCACCACCACCGGCAGCAACGGCTCGGGCACGTCCGGCACGGGAACCGGAACGGGCACGGGCAGCGGAACGGGCACGGGAACGAACCCCACCGCGGTCGCCAACGCGCTCGGCACGGTGGCTGGCAACACGGGCGGCGTGGTCAGCGACGTCGGCTCGACAGTCGGCAGCATCGGCACTGTGATCGGCTCGCAGACCGTGCCCGGCGTCAGTTCGCAAACCACCCAGGCCGCCGGCGGCATCGTGCAGCAAGTCGGCGCGGCCGTGTCCACGCTCGGCGGCGGCGTGTCGCAAGGGCTCGGGCAACTCGGCACCGGCGGCAACGCGGTCGGCACGACGGTCGCGAGCCTGGGCGGCGTCGTCGGTCATGTCGGCGGCGCTGTGACGGATGCGGGCAACCTCGTAACGAGCCTCGGCAGCGGCCCGCTCGCTCCGCTGTCGGCGATCACCTCGCCGCTTGGCGGCGTCGTCAACACGCTCGGCGGCGCGGTCACCAACGGTGGCGGCACGCTCACCACCGCGCTGTCGACGGGTCCGGTCCAACAGGTCACGCAAACGCTGAGCACGGCAATCACGCCGATTACGTCGATGGTCGCCGCGACCACCCAGACGGTCGGCAACACCACCGGTCTCGGCGCGCCGCTGAACGGCCTGCTCTCGACGGTCGGCGGCGGTCTCGGCAAGGCTGGCGCGCTGCTGAGCGCGACCGGCGGCAACCCGGTCACGGCAGCACTCGGCCATACGGTGACGGATACCGGCACGACGGTCGCTTCGGTGGGCGGCCTGCTCACGGGCGGCAGCGGCGGCAATCCCCTCGCGCCGCTCACCAGCGCCCTCGGCGGCCTGACCGGCGGCACCACCAGCAGCCCGCTCGCGCCGCTCACCGGCGCCCTCGGCGGGCTGACCGGCGGCACCACCAGTGGCCCGCTCGCGCCGCTCACCGGCGCGCTCAGCAGCGTGACCGGCGCGGTTGGCGGCGCCGCGAGCGGCGGCAGCCCGCTGGCACCGGTGACCGGTCTCGTCTCGAGCGTGACGAGCGGCCTCTCCGGCGCGGCCGGCGGCAGCAGCGGCCCGCTCGCTCCGGTCACCGGCTTGCTGGCGGGCGTCACCGGCGCGCTCGGCAGCGTCACGACCGCGGCAACCGCCACGCCGACCACCACCACGGCCACCGCCTCCACCAGCTCAGGCGCCGGTCTGTCGCTGTCCACCAGCACGGGCAAGAGCACGACGGGCAACCCGCTCGCGCCGGTGACCTCGCTCGTCGGCGGCCTGCTCGGCGGGTTGGGCAAGAAGTAAGCGGCACGCTCGGGGACAGCAAAAAGAACGAAGCGCGAGACCCAGCCTGAGCGCGGCCCGCCAGCCGCGCTCAGGCGCTACCCGAGACCTGGCTGGACTGGGCCGCGCCGCTCAGACACCCATTGCAACGGCGCACCGGAACCCACGCACA from Paraburkholderia aromaticivorans includes:
- a CDS encoding collagen-like triple helix repeat-containing protein, coding for MNIQTTNTTIRTTLIAAGVAAMLSLGACGGSGSLSSGTGSSGSGSAGGTLSTSGGSGSMGSGGAGSGSGSGSSSGSGSGSGTTTGSNGSGTSGTGTGTGTGSGTGTGTNPTAVANALGTVAGNTGGVVSDVGSTVGSIGTVIGSQTVPGVSSQTTQAAGGIVQQVGAAVSTLGGGVSQGLGQLGTGGNAVGTTVASLGGVVGHVGGAVTDAGNLVTSLGSGPLAPLSAITSPLGGVVNTLGGAVTNGGGTLTTALSTGPVQQVTQTLSTAITPITSMVAATTQTVGNTTGLGAPLNGLLSTVGGGLGKAGALLSATGGNPVTAALGHTVTDTGTTVASVGGLLTGGSGGNPLAPLTSALGGLTGGTTSSPLAPLTGALGGLTGGTTSGPLAPLTGALSSVTGAVGGAASGGSPLAPVTGLVSSVTSGLSGAAGGSSGPLAPVTGLLAGVTGALGSVTTAATATPTTTTATASTSSGAGLSLSTSTGKSTTGNPLAPVTSLVGGLLGGLGKK